In Bosea vestrisii, the following are encoded in one genomic region:
- a CDS encoding outer membrane protein assembly factor BamD, whose product MRLKTFNSGESTRGGKRLALVFALAAALGGCDTVSALNPFDRPEVYKPEVVAEVPADKLYNEGLARLKNGDTEGANKKFDEIDKQAPFSPYSKKGLIMAAYANYEAAKYDDAITASKRFLAQNPASPDAAYAQYILAMSYYNQIPDATRDQERTDQALRAMQELLDRYPKSEYVLDVREKMLVARDQLAGKEMNVGRFYLEKRNYTGAVGRFRDVITKYQTTRHVEEALMRLTEAYMALGITNEAQTAAAVLGHNFPDSPWYKDAYTLLESGGLQPREDRGSYISRAFNGFTRAVVGITGLGRL is encoded by the coding sequence ATGCGGCTGAAGACATTCAATTCCGGCGAATCGACACGGGGTGGCAAGCGCCTCGCGCTGGTTTTCGCCCTCGCGGCTGCGCTCGGCGGCTGCGACACGGTTAGCGCGCTCAACCCGTTCGACCGGCCAGAGGTCTACAAACCCGAGGTGGTGGCGGAGGTTCCGGCCGACAAGCTCTATAATGAGGGGCTTGCGCGTCTGAAGAACGGCGACACCGAAGGCGCGAACAAGAAGTTCGACGAAATCGACAAGCAGGCGCCGTTCTCGCCCTATTCGAAGAAGGGCCTGATCATGGCCGCCTATGCGAATTACGAGGCGGCCAAATACGACGACGCGATCACCGCCTCGAAGCGCTTCCTGGCGCAGAACCCGGCGAGCCCGGATGCGGCCTACGCGCAGTACATCCTCGCGATGTCCTATTATAACCAGATCCCGGATGCGACGCGCGACCAGGAGCGCACCGACCAGGCGCTGCGCGCGATGCAGGAACTGCTCGACCGCTATCCGAAGTCGGAATACGTGCTCGACGTGCGCGAGAAGATGCTGGTCGCGCGCGACCAGCTCGCCGGCAAGGAAATGAATGTCGGCCGCTTCTATCTCGAGAAGCGCAACTACACGGGTGCCGTCGGCCGCTTCCGCGATGTCATCACCAAGTACCAGACGACACGCCATGTCGAAGAAGCGCTGATGCGCCTGACCGAGGCCTATATGGCGCTCGGGATCACCAACGAGGCGCAGACCGCCGCGGCGGTGCTCGGCCACAACTTCCCGGACAGCCCCTGGTACAAGGACGCCTATACGCTCCTGGAGAGCGGCGGCCTGCAGCCACGTGAGGATCGCGGCTCCTATATCAGCCGGGCCTTCAACGGCTTCACGCGCGCGGTCGTGGGGATAACTGGTCTCGGCCGCCTCTAA
- the lpxC gene encoding UDP-3-O-acyl-N-acetylglucosamine deacetylase, with the protein MMAERQTTLRSPVTLQGIGVHSGAPACLTLRPSTANSGVVFLRKGLEGGHEQLIHARHNKVSATELCTVIGDQASGSVATIEHLMSACAGLGLDNVLIEIDGPEMPIMDGSASEFVAAIESTGLVALGATRRYLKVLRPVRIEQGRAFAELAPSENGFRLDVEIDFDTPAIGRQRKIFDLDPEAYAREISRARTFGFMRDVEQLWKAGFALGASLDNTVAIGDDKVINPEGLRYADEFVRHKVLDAVGDLALAGYPILGEFRSYCGGHRMNVRILEALFADRANYAIVEAQPVYGHHAVQMAAGPMPAALAPDLH; encoded by the coding sequence ATGATGGCTGAACGGCAGACGACCCTACGCTCGCCCGTGACCCTGCAAGGCATCGGCGTTCATTCCGGGGCTCCCGCCTGCCTCACGCTGCGTCCTTCCACTGCCAATTCCGGCGTCGTCTTCCTGCGCAAGGGCCTCGAAGGTGGCCACGAGCAGTTGATCCACGCCCGCCATAACAAGGTCAGTGCCACCGAGCTGTGCACCGTGATCGGCGACCAGGCTTCCGGCTCCGTCGCCACGATCGAGCATTTGATGTCGGCCTGCGCCGGCCTGGGCCTCGACAACGTGCTGATCGAGATCGACGGGCCTGAAATGCCGATCATGGACGGCAGCGCCTCCGAATTCGTCGCCGCCATCGAGTCGACCGGCCTCGTCGCGCTCGGTGCGACCCGTCGTTATCTCAAGGTGTTGCGTCCGGTCCGCATCGAGCAGGGCCGGGCCTTCGCCGAGCTGGCGCCATCCGAGAACGGTTTCCGCCTCGACGTCGAGATCGACTTCGACACCCCGGCCATCGGCCGCCAGCGCAAGATCTTCGATCTCGACCCCGAGGCTTATGCCCGCGAGATTTCCCGCGCCCGCACCTTCGGCTTCATGCGCGACGTCGAGCAGCTCTGGAAAGCCGGCTTCGCGCTTGGCGCCTCGCTCGACAACACCGTCGCGATCGGCGACGACAAGGTGATCAACCCGGAAGGCCTGCGCTACGCCGACGAGTTTGTGCGCCACAAGGTCCTCGACGCCGTTGGCGACTTGGCTCTGGCCGGTTATCCGATCCTCGGCGAGTTTCGTTCCTATTGCGGCGGTCACCGCATGAACGTCCGTATCCTCGAGGCGCTGTTCGCCGACCGCGCCAACTACGCGATCGTCGAGGCCCAGCCGGTTTACGGACACCACGCCGTGCAGATGGCGGCTGGCCCGATGCCTGCAGCACTCGCGCCCGATCTGCACTGA